The following are from one region of the Cervus canadensis isolate Bull #8, Minnesota chromosome 21, ASM1932006v1, whole genome shotgun sequence genome:
- the LOC122423300 gene encoding histone H2A.J, which produces MSGRGKQGGKVRAKAKSRSSRAGLQFPVGRVHRLLRKGNYAERVGAGAPVYLAAVLEYLTAEILELAGNAARDNKKTRIIPRHLQLAIRNDEELNKLLGKVTIAQGGVLPNIQAVLLPKKTESQKTKSK; this is translated from the coding sequence ATGTCTGGTCGTGGAAAGCAGGGCGGCAAAGTGCGGGCAAAGGCCAAGTCCAGGTCCTCCCGCGCGGGCCTGCAGTTCCCAGTGGGCCGAGTGCACAGACTGCTACGCAAGGGTAACTACGCTGAGCGAGTGGGCGCCGGGGCGCCGGTGTACCTGGCCGCGGTGTTGGAATACCTGACGGCGGAGATCCTGGAGTTGGCTGGCAACGCCGCGCGGGACAACAAGAAGACCAGGATAATCCCTCGCCACCTGCAGCTCGCCATCCGCAACGACGAAGAGCTAAACAAGCTTCTGGGGAAAGTGACCATCGCTCAGGGCGGCGTCCTGCCCAACATCCAGGCCGTGCTGCTGCCCAAGAAGACGGAGAGTCAGAAGACGAAGAGCAAGTGA
- the LOC122423820 gene encoding histone H4 — MSGRGKGGKGLGKGGAKRHRKVLRDNIQGITKPAIRRLARRGGVKRISGLIYEETRGVLKVFLENVIRDAVTYTEHAKRKTVTAMDVVYALKRQGRTLYGFGG, encoded by the coding sequence ATGTCTGGCAGGGGCAAGGGTGGTaaagggctggggaagggaggtgCCAAGCGTCATCGGAAGGTCTTACGGGACAACATCCAGGGCATTACGAAGCCCGCAATTCGCCGTCTGGCCCGCCGTGGTGGTGTCAAGCGCATCTCAGGGCTCATCTACGAGGAGACCCGTGGAGTGCTCAAAGTGTTCTTGGAAAATGTGATCCGCGATGCAGTGACATACACGGAGCACGCCAAGCGCAAGACGGTCACGGCCATGGATGTGGTGTATGCTCTGAAACGCCAGGGCCGCACTCTCTACGGCTTCGGTGGCTGA